The Polypterus senegalus isolate Bchr_013 chromosome 1, ASM1683550v1, whole genome shotgun sequence genome includes a window with the following:
- the LOC120525248 gene encoding CCAAT/enhancer-binding protein epsilon-like, which yields MSQSSGSYYDCDRRASSNYSAIIRGPAGVIPPDVNSLCETESSVDLSTYLETTSAPQNGQHSGSGGEDLLTYPCLKNSFPYTSQSPLLGYGYSSVSANQQAKMSLYESATSSYEGHTPTLLTRAGVIVKEEPQRRDDGGRSPHSAAHIASRVPIGRYLQQQDLQNLQFQVGHCSQTAVSLGAALGQAGVNTMPTPASAQIRLVKASSVRDTSSAPSSSSLYPYSHPSLPLVHGNALKSKKVLKKDSLEYRLRRERNNIAVRKSRDKAKRRNLETQQRALEFMAENQRLRERVERLSQELETLRNVFRELPPEVKHGTPAASDDCP from the exons ATGTCTCAGAGCAGCGGCAGCTACTATGACTGCGATCGCAGGGCATCCAGTAACTATTCCGCCATAATTCGGGGTCCCGCCGGGGTGATACCCCCCGATGTCAACTCATTGTGCGAAACCGAGAGTTCGGTGGACTTGAGCACCTATTTAGAAACAACATCAGCACCCCAAAATGGCCAGCACTCGGGTAGCGGTGGGGAGGACTTACTGACCTACCCTTGTCTTAAAAACAGTTTCCCCTACACCAGCCAAAGCCCACTCCTGGGGTACGGCTACTCGAGCGTCTCGGCCAACCAGCAGGCTAAGATGTCCCTGTACGAGAGCGCGACGAGCAGTTATGAAGGACACACTCCCACCCTTCTGACAAGGGCAGGGGTGATCGTTAAAGAGGAGCCTCAGAGAAGAGACGATGGCGGCAGATCCCCTCACTCCGCGGCTCACATCGCCTCAAGAGTGCCAATTGGCAGGTATCTACAGCAACAGGACCTCCAGAACCTGCAGTTCCAGGTGGGCCATTGCTCTCAGACAGCAGTAAGCCTGGGGGCAGCGCTGGGCCAGGCTGGGGTCAACACGATGCCGACGCCTGCAAGCGCACAGATCCGACTAGTCAAG GCCTCATCAGTGAGAGACACATCGTCAGCTCCTTCCTCTTCCTCCCTGTATCCTTACTCCCATCCGTCTCTGCCTCTTGTACATGGCAATGCATTGAAGAGCAAGAAGGTGCTGAAGAAGGACAGCCTGGAATACCGGCTACGGCGGGAGCGCAACAACATCGCCGTGAGGAAGAGTAGGGATAAGGCCAAACGGCGCAACCTCGAGACTCAACAGAGAGCCTTGGAGTTCATGGCGGAGAACCAGCGGCTCCGAGAGCGAGTGGAACGCCTGAGCCAGGAGCTCGAAACTTTACGTAATGTCTTCAGAGAACTCCCACCTGAAGTGAAGCACGGCACCCCAGCTGCCTCAGACGACTGTCCTTAA